A window of Streptomyces sp. NBC_01689 genomic DNA:
CTGCTCTGCTGCCTGCTCGCGGCGCACGCGCTGGTCCTCGCGACGGGCGGTCACTACACCTACGCGGAGGTACCGGTGGGCGACTGGGTACGGGACGGGCTGGGGCTCTCCCGCAATCCGTACGACCGGTTCGGTCACCTCATGCAGGGATTCGTGCCCGCCGTCCTGGTGCGCGAGCTGCTGAGCCGGACCTCACCGCTGCGCGGCAGCCGCTGGCTCGCGCCACTGACCGTGTGCGCGTGCCTGGCCTTCAGCGCGCTCTTCGAGATGTTCGAATGGGCGGCCGCGGTGATCGGCGGCCACTCCGCCGACGCCTTCCTGGCCACCCAGGGTGATGTGTGGGACACCCAGTGGGACATGTTCTGCGCGCTGATCGGCGCCACCCTGTCCGTACTCCTGCTCGGCCGGGTCCACGACCGCCGGCTCGACGCGTTGCGGAGCCGGGGGCTCGCTAAGGCGTCCCGGTGACGGACATGACACCACCGCGTCGCGTGTCCGCGGCCCGGGACCCGCGACGCCGACCGCCGGGTGACGGCCGGCGTCCTGGCCGGGGTTCCGGGAGCCGGTAGCCGGCGGC
This region includes:
- a CDS encoding DUF2238 domain-containing protein, with amino-acid sequence MNGLRVSPIARRAASEESAREGSGRRVLPTALVALVVAGLAVSAWNPHDRTTWLLETVWVLLGLPLVVLTRRRFPLTDLLCCLLAAHALVLATGGHYTYAEVPVGDWVRDGLGLSRNPYDRFGHLMQGFVPAVLVRELLSRTSPLRGSRWLAPLTVCACLAFSALFEMFEWAAAVIGGHSADAFLATQGDVWDTQWDMFCALIGATLSVLLLGRVHDRRLDALRSRGLAKASR